Proteins found in one Vallitalea guaymasensis genomic segment:
- a CDS encoding GNAT family N-acetyltransferase, with amino-acid sequence MYKIKKCSRVSDSIVFKAFTDGFADYMIHVEMDEKYFINRFFGPEGNDRELSFIAFKEDIPVGIILGGIKEGENVKTLRCGGMSLIPSERGNGLAKTLMEHHEKKAKEIECRQLFLEVIKGNDRAINFYKKMGYEKVYNLTYRKWEIKDKSNIGISPYDNKVEDMTFECIRSLREIEYSHLPWQSDFPYFKNIECNYYGIKEKGNIVAGIVATNKRLIYLWVHPMYRMKGYGKSLLNKVITELEPEELNVSYTNNSQVHTFCNHLNMKMESISQLEMYKWLA; translated from the coding sequence ATGTATAAAATTAAAAAATGTTCTAGGGTATCAGATTCAATTGTATTCAAAGCTTTTACAGATGGATTTGCAGACTATATGATACATGTTGAGATGGACGAAAAATATTTTATTAATAGATTCTTCGGACCAGAAGGAAATGATAGAGAACTTTCATTTATAGCATTCAAAGAAGATATACCAGTAGGTATAATTCTGGGAGGAATTAAAGAAGGGGAAAATGTCAAGACGTTAAGATGTGGTGGTATGTCACTTATTCCTTCTGAAAGAGGTAATGGACTGGCTAAGACTTTAATGGAACATCATGAGAAGAAAGCTAAAGAAATTGAATGTAGGCAGTTATTTCTTGAAGTAATAAAAGGTAATGACAGAGCTATAAACTTTTATAAAAAGATGGGCTATGAAAAGGTATATAATTTAACTTATAGAAAATGGGAAATTAAAGATAAGAGCAACATAGGTATAAGCCCTTATGACAATAAAGTGGAAGATATGACTTTCGAGTGTATTAGATCTTTAAGAGAAATTGAATATTCACATTTACCATGGCAAAGTGATTTTCCTTATTTCAAAAATATAGAGTGTAACTATTATGGTATTAAGGAAAAGGGAAACATTGTTGCAGGAATTGTAGCAACCAATAAACGTTTAATTTACTTATGGGTACATCCAATGTATCGTATGAAAGGATATGGAAAGTCATTATTGAACAAAGTTATTACAGAATTAGAACCAGAAGAGCTTAATGTCTCATATACTAACAATTCACAGGTACATACTTTTTGTAATCATTTGAATATGAAGATGGAATCAATAAGTCAATTAGAGATGTATAAGTGGTTAGCTTAA
- a CDS encoding GGDEF domain-containing protein, producing MFEKLVRKHSVQMVIFFIWFISVLISGLLTLFIMRITLDENYMIALIIACSAATVASLSTSIPTTLVYKKIIKMKDEIIKLSKIDGLTKLLNRTSFMELYEQLVKVSIEKQDSLAVIIFDLDHFKRINDSYGHAGGDKVLERVGTIIKQLLPKQELIGRFGGEEFIVVLHEVTKDEAGVIGERIRRELNSSIIYNEKEINFTVSVGIVHTSHCNLDTDSLIKIADDNLYIAKRNGRNNTSIEYV from the coding sequence ATGTTCGAAAAACTCGTAAGGAAGCATTCAGTACAGATGGTAATATTTTTTATATGGTTTATTAGTGTACTCATATCTGGGTTATTGACTTTATTTATAATGAGAATTACGTTAGATGAAAATTATATGATTGCTTTAATAATAGCTTGTTCAGCTGCAACTGTTGCTTCACTATCAACTTCCATTCCCACAACTCTAGTGTACAAAAAGATAATAAAGATGAAAGATGAAATAATTAAATTATCTAAAATAGACGGATTGACTAAGTTGTTGAATAGAACCTCATTCATGGAATTATATGAGCAATTAGTTAAGGTATCCATTGAAAAGCAAGATAGCTTAGCAGTAATTATATTCGACTTAGACCATTTTAAACGTATTAACGATTCTTATGGTCATGCTGGTGGAGATAAAGTCCTTGAGAGAGTAGGTACAATAATTAAACAGTTATTACCAAAGCAAGAACTGATTGGTAGGTTTGGGGGAGAAGAATTCATAGTTGTTTTGCATGAAGTAACAAAAGATGAAGCGGGAGTTATTGGTGAGAGAATTAGACGAGAATTAAATAGCAGTATAATATATAACGAAAAAGAAATTAATTTCACTGTTAGCGTGGGAATCGTACATACAAGTCATTGTAATCTGGATACTGATAGTCTAATAAAAATTGCTGATGATAATTTATATATTGCCAAAAGAAATGGAAGAAATAATACTAGTATTGAATATGTGTAA
- a CDS encoding DMT family transporter, whose protein sequence is MDNKPKAVLFMLISAIAFALMQTMVKLAGDIPTFEKVLFRNLVSLFVALSVIYRTKTPMFGKKENQKYLLGRSLLGLGGVVFYFYAINNLIMADAAMLNKLSPFFVTIFACIFLKEKLNKIQISSLIIVFIGAMLIIKPEFSFEVLPAGAGLLSAICAGAAYTIVRSLKNKENPSTIVFYFSFVSVIVMIPLTIMNFQMPMGMQWVYLIGTGVFAAMGQYGLTFAYKYAPASEVSIYNYTTIIFAAIMGFLVWGELPDWLSLLGSILIIVTAVVAFIYQNKRIEE, encoded by the coding sequence ATGGATAATAAACCTAAAGCAGTACTATTTATGCTGATTTCTGCGATTGCGTTTGCTCTTATGCAGACGATGGTGAAATTGGCTGGAGATATACCAACATTTGAAAAAGTTTTATTTAGAAACTTGGTAAGTTTATTTGTTGCACTAAGCGTTATTTATCGTACAAAAACACCTATGTTTGGGAAAAAGGAGAACCAAAAATATCTGTTAGGAAGATCTCTTCTAGGATTAGGAGGAGTAGTTTTTTATTTCTACGCCATCAACAATTTGATTATGGCAGATGCGGCGATGCTTAACAAGTTATCACCTTTTTTTGTAACTATTTTTGCTTGCATATTCCTAAAAGAAAAATTGAATAAGATTCAGATTTCTTCATTAATTATAGTATTCATTGGAGCAATGTTAATCATTAAGCCTGAGTTCAGCTTTGAAGTGTTGCCAGCAGGAGCAGGATTGCTCTCGGCGATATGTGCAGGAGCGGCATATACAATAGTGAGATCATTAAAAAATAAAGAAAATCCATCTACTATTGTGTTTTATTTTTCTTTCGTTTCTGTTATCGTGATGATTCCATTGACCATAATGAACTTTCAGATGCCTATGGGTATGCAGTGGGTGTACTTAATAGGAACAGGTGTTTTTGCAGCTATGGGTCAATATGGATTGACTTTTGCATATAAATATGCACCAGCTTCTGAAGTATCTATATATAACTATACCACTATCATTTTTGCTGCAATAATGGGCTTTCTTGTATGGGGAGAATTGCCAGATTGGCTTAGTTTATTGGGAAGTATCTTAATTATTGTTACAGCTGTAGTTGCATTTATATACCAGAATAAACGCATTGAGGAATAA
- a CDS encoding flavodoxin domain-containing protein: MDTIIVYESKYGSTKEIAKDLAMVLGPATYCTTDEWKDEYKNSDYIIIGTPIYAEKVSPKIYDFVYMNREWLKNKKVILFCVSLRKEGAEIYLTPLQDILKESVVSTKAIGGRLLLEQLDNEDYTMMKNFSNAYGMPFEDVDSFDVKQITEYGLYIRKLRDYFIKMPIEELKIYIEKFLGNHNTCTLATGYDNEVRATPVEYTYNKGHMYILSEGGFKFANILLNNYVSIAVYDSFQGMNTLAGLQMTGKAEIIEDECKEYLAYLRERGIRQEKLPSPLHLISIKIEHVEILSSELKKRGYGVKQYCNLN, encoded by the coding sequence ATGGATACAATTATCGTTTATGAAAGTAAGTACGGGTCTACTAAAGAAATTGCTAAGGACTTGGCTATGGTATTAGGTCCTGCAACATATTGTACAACAGATGAGTGGAAAGATGAATATAAAAATAGTGATTATATTATTATAGGGACACCTATCTATGCGGAGAAAGTTAGTCCTAAGATATATGATTTTGTATATATGAATAGGGAATGGCTCAAGAACAAAAAAGTAATATTGTTCTGCGTTAGTTTAAGGAAAGAGGGGGCAGAGATATATTTAACACCTTTACAAGATATACTAAAAGAAAGTGTTGTTTCTACCAAGGCTATAGGTGGTAGACTTCTACTTGAACAGTTGGATAATGAAGATTATACTATGATGAAAAATTTTAGTAATGCATATGGAATGCCATTTGAGGATGTTGACTCATTTGATGTAAAACAAATAACAGAGTATGGATTATATATTAGAAAACTAAGAGATTACTTCATTAAGATGCCAATAGAAGAATTGAAAATCTATATTGAGAAATTTCTAGGAAATCATAATACATGTACGCTTGCTACAGGATATGATAACGAAGTAAGAGCTACACCAGTAGAGTATACATACAATAAAGGTCATATGTATATTTTAAGTGAAGGCGGGTTCAAATTTGCTAATATATTATTGAATAATTATGTTTCTATTGCAGTCTATGATTCATTTCAAGGAATGAACACTTTAGCTGGTTTACAAATGACAGGAAAAGCAGAAATCATTGAAGATGAATGTAAAGAATATCTTGCTTATCTCAGGGAAAGAGGAATAAGACAAGAAAAGCTGCCTTCTCCATTACATCTTATCAGTATAAAAATTGAACATGTGGAAATATTGAGCTCTGAATTGAAGAAAAGGGGCTATGGGGTAAAGCAGTATTGTAATTTAAACTAA
- a CDS encoding ABC transporter transmembrane domain-containing protein, which translates to MNFSFSELKNFFRLVIRYKKEVIIGIILIFIPPLIMVQIPLKVKEIFDEIIPEKDIERLVISILMIAIMFLTSKIIEFIHGVLFYEINCKIVKNIRAELFNKVINSNFKELNNFKIGDLITRIEDDIKNTRVFFVDNVARMLSNFISLLISIYMMIRLSYILSSISLCSLVLYIIISIKFRRKIEVYSEKYIEKITKSKSILIEFLNNIDVIKINNHNKFISEIYDKTLVDKRDANIQLGKTRKFGTTLIESLLNITPYFIIFLGGIFVINDYFTIGSIIAFIEYIKKAMKNLENINEYNFDIGNAKISLRRINEIYNLQENNLIDNSKNKTIFVENLTVSRSNRKLINKFNLEVLPYDKIAIWGISGSGKTTFLKILLGIDYNYSGNIYTSEYTNKNYFYIGSYIKSDPYVIQGNLKDNILMGKKYNKEKYYKVLKDTALINLNDTINIKNCSHGEKQKICLARALYSESNIILIDEGLSNIDVIDLNKIMDNLINIRDLTIVMITHNLDIVKKFKKIIHFDQKEISLKSLYEFQKDVDIK; encoded by the coding sequence ATGAACTTTTCCTTTTCAGAACTAAAAAACTTTTTTAGATTAGTAATACGTTATAAAAAAGAAGTAATAATCGGAATAATACTAATATTTATTCCTCCATTGATAATGGTTCAAATTCCATTAAAAGTCAAAGAAATCTTTGATGAAATAATTCCTGAAAAAGACATTGAAAGATTGGTTATATCAATTTTGATGATTGCTATAATGTTCTTAACTAGTAAAATTATAGAATTTATTCATGGGGTTTTATTTTATGAAATAAATTGTAAAATAGTAAAAAATATTAGAGCAGAATTATTTAACAAAGTTATTAATTCAAACTTTAAAGAATTAAATAACTTTAAAATTGGTGATTTAATTACTAGAATTGAAGATGATATTAAGAATACTCGTGTGTTTTTTGTTGATAATGTTGCCCGCATGCTTAGTAATTTTATATCATTATTGATTAGTATATATATGATGATTAGATTGTCATATATACTTAGTTCTATATCATTATGTTCATTAGTTTTATATATTATTATTTCAATTAAATTTAGGCGAAAAATAGAAGTTTATTCAGAAAAATATATCGAAAAAATTACAAAGTCCAAATCAATTTTAATTGAATTTCTAAATAATATTGATGTTATAAAAATAAACAATCACAACAAGTTTATATCTGAAATATACGATAAAACACTAGTTGATAAAAGAGATGCAAATATCCAATTAGGTAAAACAAGAAAATTTGGTACAACGTTAATTGAATCATTATTAAATATTACTCCATATTTTATCATATTTTTAGGTGGAATATTTGTCATTAATGATTATTTTACAATTGGTTCAATTATTGCTTTCATTGAATATATTAAAAAAGCAATGAAAAACTTAGAAAATATAAATGAATATAATTTTGATATTGGAAATGCAAAAATCTCATTAAGACGTATTAATGAAATTTATAATCTACAAGAAAATAACCTTATTGATAATAGCAAGAACAAAACTATTTTTGTAGAAAATTTAACTGTTTCAAGAAGTAATCGTAAACTAATAAATAAATTTAATTTAGAAGTTTTACCATATGATAAGATAGCCATCTGGGGTATATCTGGTTCAGGTAAAACTACTTTTTTAAAAATTTTATTAGGTATTGATTATAATTATTCAGGAAATATATATACTTCTGAATACACAAATAAAAATTATTTTTACATAGGCTCCTATATTAAGTCAGACCCTTATGTTATTCAAGGTAATTTAAAAGATAATATATTAATGGGAAAAAAATATAATAAAGAAAAATACTATAAAGTTTTAAAGGATACAGCATTAATCAATTTAAATGATACAATAAATATAAAGAATTGCTCTCATGGTGAAAAACAAAAAATTTGTTTAGCAAGAGCACTATATTCAGAAAGCAACATAATTTTAATAGATGAAGGTTTATCTAATATTGATGTTATTGATTTAAATAAGATAATGGATAACTTGATAAATATTCGAGATTTAACAATTGTTATGATCACACACAATTTAGATATAGTAAAGAAATTCAAAAAAATCATCCATTTTGATCAAAAAGAGATATCTTTAAAGTCTTTATATGAATTTCAAAAAGATGTTGATATCAAATAA
- a CDS encoding radical SAM/SPASM domain-containing protein yields the protein MSIKIKENNKFYVYNDNVMIFLPEIEYKELDIEKYKNSFNDKFYDFPSSIAINMINDCNLNCNYCYANQGNYNKKGIKISVPSAKKAINYIVKCIIDNGEKKAKITFFGGEPLLAYNEIKKLVLYCKNEFPQIDFRFGTITNGTLLNSAMVNFFEKNKFGLSISIDGDRSTHDKYRKFINGMGSYDKIISNIKLLNDYSRCSIRITITNDNYKIDEYIKSLLKETDIRKFTFGIDTNISTDDYEKFFIHYNNLYSNYLKDIKEGFYYDITNITMPIIHLIYRAKSFSYCKAGTAYFALASDGKIYSCHRFASNIVKEITNIDNINIINEYSKNFKKEQINHKNNVNNECYSCAFKNICSGICPYDTYVETGKFLGYSKRICKLRKKTLINMFSLIAKLDQEKTNVKKDFMTYIIKSKSNG from the coding sequence ATGTCAATAAAAATTAAAGAAAACAACAAATTTTATGTTTATAATGATAATGTAATGATTTTTTTACCAGAAATAGAATATAAAGAACTAGACATTGAAAAATATAAAAATTCATTCAATGATAAATTTTATGATTTTCCATCTTCTATTGCAATTAATATGATAAATGATTGCAATCTTAATTGTAATTATTGCTATGCAAATCAAGGAAACTATAATAAAAAAGGCATAAAAATTAGTGTACCTAGTGCTAAGAAAGCCATTAATTACATTGTTAAATGTATAATTGATAATGGTGAGAAAAAAGCTAAAATCACTTTTTTTGGTGGTGAACCATTGTTAGCATATAATGAAATTAAAAAACTTGTTTTATATTGTAAAAATGAATTTCCACAAATAGATTTCAGATTCGGAACTATAACAAATGGTACTTTATTAAATTCGGCAATGGTTAATTTTTTCGAAAAAAACAAATTTGGATTATCTATAAGTATTGACGGTGATAGATCAACACACGATAAATATAGAAAATTTATAAATGGAATGGGATCATATGATAAAATTATTAGTAACATAAAATTATTGAATGATTATTCAAGATGTTCAATAAGAATAACTATAACAAATGATAATTATAAAATTGATGAATATATAAAAAGTTTATTAAAGGAAACAGATATCAGAAAATTCACATTTGGTATAGATACTAACATATCAACTGATGATTATGAAAAGTTTTTTATTCATTATAATAACCTTTATAGTAATTATTTAAAAGATATTAAAGAAGGATTTTATTATGATATAACAAATATTACAATGCCAATAATACATTTAATATATAGAGCAAAATCATTCTCTTATTGTAAAGCAGGAACAGCTTATTTTGCTTTGGCATCTGATGGCAAAATATATTCATGCCATAGATTTGCTAGCAATATTGTCAAAGAAATAACTAATATAGATAATATAAATATTATAAATGAGTATTCAAAAAATTTTAAAAAAGAACAAATTAATCATAAAAATAATGTAAATAATGAATGTTATTCTTGTGCCTTTAAAAATATATGTAGCGGAATATGTCCATATGATACTTACGTTGAAACTGGAAAATTTCTTGGATATTCAAAAAGAATATGTAAATTAAGAAAAAAAACGCTTATAAACATGTTTTCATTAATTGCTAAATTAGACCAAGAAAAAACAAATGTAAAAAAAGATTTCATGACATACATAATTAAATCAAAATCAAATGGATAA
- a CDS encoding phytoene desaturase family protein, with protein sequence MNKSVIIVGAGVGGLATAVKLLSKGYNVTIYEKNTRIGGRVNLIETDNFRFDLTASILMTPEIYKDVFRYVGKDYKDYINFIDLDPIYRAFYFDGSHFDLFRDIGKLTESLETLSKKDSIGYYKFLSKVYEKYLIANKYFLNNSFSQPLDFFNFVSLQKMLKINTFSNAYTHISSYIDSDNLRNLIAFQSLYVGISPFDGPNIYNLVPTISQLYGLTHLEGGMYSYIEALEKMIYEFGGKIITDTPVEEIVIENGSATGIKSKSGIDKADIVVCNADFPYAIKELIKDNEAKGKYTDKKISKMKYSCSTFIMHLGLKKKYPELSVHNIYIGDDFEKNIQSAFFKNVPENPSLYIYCPSKIDDTMAKEDMECINITVRVPNLLSNDITWNEETINIMKDRVFAQLSNIESLSDIQENIIYESVTTPYDMLTRFNSYGGTSFGLSPTLLQTNYFRPHIKSPTVDDLYFVGNSVHPGTGISIVLLSSKLVVEEILKKL encoded by the coding sequence TTGAATAAATCCGTAATAATAGTTGGTGCTGGTGTTGGTGGCTTGGCTACAGCTGTAAAATTATTAAGTAAAGGATATAATGTGACCATATATGAAAAGAATACTAGAATAGGTGGCAGAGTTAATCTTATTGAAACAGATAATTTTAGATTCGATCTCACCGCCTCTATATTGATGACACCTGAAATATATAAGGATGTTTTTAGATATGTTGGTAAGGACTATAAAGATTATATTAATTTTATAGATTTAGACCCTATCTATAGAGCATTCTATTTTGATGGGAGTCATTTTGACCTTTTCAGGGATATTGGCAAACTCACTGAAAGCTTGGAAACTTTATCAAAAAAGGACTCAATAGGCTACTATAAATTTTTATCTAAAGTATATGAAAAATATTTAATCGCCAATAAATATTTTCTTAATAATTCTTTTAGTCAACCTCTTGATTTCTTTAACTTTGTTTCATTACAAAAAATGTTGAAAATCAATACATTCAGTAATGCTTACACTCATATATCCTCGTATATAGATAGTGACAATCTACGGAATCTAATTGCTTTTCAATCTCTATATGTTGGTATATCTCCTTTTGACGGTCCTAACATCTACAATTTAGTTCCCACCATAAGTCAGCTATATGGTCTTACACATCTTGAGGGTGGTATGTATTCATATATAGAAGCATTAGAAAAAATGATTTATGAATTTGGTGGAAAAATAATAACTGATACTCCTGTCGAAGAAATAGTTATAGAGAATGGTTCTGCAACAGGGATTAAAAGTAAATCTGGAATTGATAAAGCTGATATAGTAGTGTGTAATGCAGATTTTCCATATGCCATTAAAGAATTAATTAAAGATAATGAAGCTAAAGGTAAATATACTGATAAGAAAATATCTAAAATGAAATATTCCTGCTCTACATTTATCATGCATCTAGGTCTTAAGAAAAAATATCCTGAGCTATCAGTTCATAATATTTATATTGGTGATGATTTTGAAAAAAATATCCAATCAGCGTTCTTTAAAAACGTTCCTGAGAATCCTTCATTATATATATATTGTCCAAGCAAAATAGATGATACTATGGCAAAAGAAGATATGGAATGTATAAATATAACAGTTCGTGTACCTAATCTATTATCCAATGATATTACTTGGAATGAAGAAACCATCAACATAATGAAAGATAGAGTTTTTGCTCAACTTTCTAATATAGAAAGCTTATCAGATATACAAGAAAATATCATTTATGAAAGTGTAACAACTCCTTATGATATGTTAACAAGATTTAATTCTTATGGGGGAACTTCTTTTGGACTTAGCCCTACTCTTTTACAGACCAACTATTTTAGACCCCATATAAAATCACCTACTGTAGATGATTTATACTTTGTAGGAAACTCAGTTCACCCTGGTACAGGAATTTCTATTGTGTTATTGTCTAGTAAGCTTGTGGTGGAAGAGATATTGAAAAAATTGTAG
- a CDS encoding AraC family transcriptional regulator, with the protein MEWLTKLSKAIDYIEENLTGDISYDEAAKIACCSKYYFQRMFSYVADVLLSSYIRRRRMTKAAFELQTSDEKVTDIALKYGYDSPTSFNRAFQRVHGVSPTAARKEGTILNSYPPISFSIKVTGGESMRYRIEKKSPIRIVGIRVPLKEEVEQNFKIVPKFWGETLDSNIFTEICKLADKEPKGVLGITEYKNPEEIYYYIGASTDKEVPENMSVLKIPEATWVIFECDGPLPESIQTIFRRFLTEWLPFSSYEYAKLPDIEVYPVRGDKSKGMHSEVWIGVKKIKEEGNEI; encoded by the coding sequence ATGGAGTGGTTAACGAAACTAAGTAAAGCAATTGATTATATAGAAGAAAATTTGACAGGAGATATCTCATATGATGAAGCTGCTAAGATTGCTTGTTGTTCAAAATACTACTTTCAACGAATGTTTTCCTATGTAGCAGATGTTCTACTATCAAGCTATATACGCCGTAGAAGAATGACAAAAGCCGCTTTTGAACTACAGACAAGTGATGAAAAAGTTACGGATATTGCCTTGAAATATGGTTATGATTCTCCAACTTCTTTTAATCGTGCTTTTCAGAGGGTTCATGGTGTTTCACCTACTGCTGCTAGAAAAGAGGGTACCATTTTAAACTCTTATCCACCTATTAGTTTTAGTATTAAGGTTACTGGGGGTGAAAGTATGAGGTATAGAATTGAGAAAAAAAGTCCTATAAGGATTGTTGGGATCAGAGTTCCGTTGAAAGAAGAAGTAGAACAGAATTTTAAGATAGTGCCAAAGTTTTGGGGAGAAACATTAGATAGCAATATATTTACAGAAATATGTAAACTGGCTGATAAAGAACCAAAGGGTGTATTAGGCATCACTGAATATAAAAATCCAGAAGAGATATATTACTATATTGGTGCATCAACAGATAAAGAGGTTCCAGAGAACATGTCTGTCTTGAAAATACCAGAAGCTACATGGGTGATTTTTGAATGTGATGGTCCTTTACCAGAATCAATTCAAACCATATTTAGACGTTTTTTAACGGAGTGGTTACCATTCTCTAGTTATGAATATGCAAAATTGCCAGATATAGAAGTCTATCCTGTAAGGGGTGATAAATCAAAAGGTATGCATTCAGAAGTATGGATAGGAGTTAAGAAGATCAAGGAGGAAGGAAATGAAATATGA
- a CDS encoding GyrI-like domain-containing protein, whose translation MKYDINIKDIEPIRVAAMGYKGNITQASRQFPNVFKSIRGKSNGAPFFAYYDIDKKNGIGELELCVPTGETPNSQGITIKELPRVRAACLTHIGGYDGLPKAYEAMRNYIEENNLKVQPPWREVYIKGPGLILKGNPDKYITEIIFPIEEGENNAGD comes from the coding sequence ATGAAATATGATATAAATATCAAAGATATAGAACCAATAAGAGTAGCTGCAATGGGTTATAAAGGAAATATTACTCAAGCTTCCAGACAGTTTCCCAATGTATTTAAATCTATCAGAGGAAAATCAAACGGGGCACCATTTTTTGCTTATTATGATATAGATAAAAAGAATGGTATAGGTGAATTGGAATTATGTGTTCCTACTGGTGAAACCCCCAATAGTCAAGGGATAACAATAAAAGAGTTACCAAGGGTAAGAGCAGCATGTCTTACACATATTGGAGGATATGATGGATTACCAAAGGCTTATGAAGCAATGAGAAATTATATAGAAGAAAATAATCTGAAGGTACAACCACCTTGGAGAGAAGTATATATAAAAGGACCTGGACTAATACTCAAAGGTAATCCAGATAAGTATATTACAGAGATAATATTCCCTATTGAAGAGGGGGAAAATAATGCTGGCGATTGA
- a CDS encoding ABC transporter ATP-binding protein, with translation MLAIETDKLVKQYKNGVKALDGLNLKVNRGEIFSLLGPNGAGKSSLINILTTFYKPTSGKVTILGKDLCIDPSWIRTQIACVAQHISIDEHLSLMENMMFQSRMYKVDKQVARERINSLINSFGLVSYLKYPTSSYSGGVKRRLDIAMNMVSLPRILFLDEPTVGMDAMSRKSMWEMLLKIRDEYKTTIFLTTHYLEEADQLSNNICIMKQGRELAHGTSSNLRGIIRQNMIHIVLTNKKEVVKYKNMLDSTGLIKFSKTRDNSIFVGVEDSRIGFKAINKWLIDNNVNFSAIEIVEPTLEDVFLALTDSNNNRGEVLIC, from the coding sequence ATGCTGGCGATTGAGACTGACAAATTGGTTAAACAATATAAAAATGGGGTTAAAGCCCTTGATGGTTTGAATCTAAAAGTGAATAGAGGAGAGATATTTTCTCTTCTAGGACCTAATGGAGCAGGAAAATCCTCTCTAATCAATATACTAACAACTTTTTATAAACCCACATCTGGTAAAGTTACCATCTTAGGTAAAGATTTATGTATAGACCCTTCCTGGATTCGTACTCAGATAGCTTGTGTGGCACAGCATATTTCCATTGATGAACATCTATCCCTTATGGAAAATATGATGTTTCAAAGCAGGATGTATAAAGTGGATAAACAAGTAGCAAGAGAAAGGATTAATTCATTGATTAATAGTTTCGGTCTTGTAAGTTATCTAAAATATCCTACATCATCATATTCAGGAGGGGTAAAACGTAGATTGGATATAGCAATGAATATGGTATCACTTCCTAGAATACTATTTTTGGATGAACCAACTGTAGGTATGGATGCAATGTCACGAAAATCAATGTGGGAAATGTTATTAAAGATCCGTGATGAATATAAAACTACCATTTTTCTTACAACACATTATCTGGAAGAAGCAGACCAGTTGAGTAATAATATTTGTATTATGAAACAAGGTAGAGAATTAGCACATGGAACATCTTCGAACCTAAGAGGGATTATCAGACAGAATATGATTCATATAGTACTCACTAACAAGAAGGAAGTTGTAAAATATAAAAATATGCTTGATAGTACTGGTTTAATCAAGTTCAGTAAGACAAGAGATAATTCTATTTTTGTAGGGGTAGAAGATAGTAGAATAGGGTTTAAAGCCATCAACAAATGGCTGATAGATAATAATGTGAATTTCAGTGCAATTGAGATTGTAGAACCAACATTAGAAGATGTATTCTTAGCATTAACAGATTCAAACAATAATAGAGGGGAGGTACTTATATGCTGA